One Flagellimonas sp. CMM7 genomic region harbors:
- a CDS encoding DUF4411 family protein, whose protein sequence is MFENQKVVYCIDANILIQAWQKYYSPEICPSYWEVLNSLGKQGVIFIPELVYEEIEKGEDNLFEWLKNSDIPVKKIDGDVTNCLKEIYNTNPNHKYLVSSNGIHSKADPWVIAHAMKENAVVVTKETKDYFKKETKIKIPHVCDNMDVKWIDDFEFIRDLNIKFTCKSE, encoded by the coding sequence ATGTTTGAAAATCAAAAAGTAGTTTACTGTATTGACGCTAATATTCTTATTCAAGCCTGGCAAAAATATTATTCTCCAGAAATTTGTCCATCATATTGGGAAGTTTTAAATAGTTTAGGAAAACAAGGTGTGATTTTTATTCCCGAATTAGTTTATGAAGAAATTGAAAAAGGAGAAGATAATCTATTTGAGTGGCTAAAGAATAGTGATATTCCTGTTAAAAAAATTGATGGAGATGTAACAAATTGCCTTAAAGAAATCTACAATACAAATCCTAACCATAAATATTTAGTATCAAGTAATGGGATTCACTCAAAAGCTGACCCTTGGGTAATTGCCCACGCTATGAAAGAAAATGCAGTTGTTGTCACGAAGGAAACGAAAGACTATTTTAAAAAGGAAACCAAAATTAAAATCCCTCACGTTTGTGATAATATGGATGTAAAGTGGATTGATGATTTTGAATTTATAAGAGATTTGAATATAAAGTTTACTTGTAAGTCGGAATAA
- a CDS encoding TIGR00730 family Rossman fold protein has product MRKEQHHKGWNEIKTNDSWAIFKIMGEFVNGFEKMSAIGPCVSIFGSARIKPGEPYYELAVNVAKSIADAGYGVITGGGPGIMEAGNKGAHLAGGTSVGLNIELPFEQHDNPYIDSDKSLDFDYFFVRKVMFVKYSQGFVVMPGGFGTLDELFEAITLIQTNKIHKFPIVLVGSKFWSGLIDWVKDTMLGAGNISAKDLDLIKIVDTEDEVVKIIDAFYKGRTFSPNF; this is encoded by the coding sequence ATGCGAAAAGAACAACATCATAAAGGATGGAATGAGATAAAAACCAATGATTCATGGGCCATATTCAAAATTATGGGTGAATTTGTCAACGGTTTTGAAAAAATGAGTGCCATAGGTCCCTGCGTATCAATCTTTGGTTCCGCTCGTATTAAACCGGGAGAACCTTACTATGAGTTAGCGGTGAATGTGGCCAAGAGCATTGCAGATGCTGGTTATGGGGTTATTACAGGAGGAGGCCCAGGGATTATGGAGGCTGGAAATAAAGGAGCTCATTTAGCCGGTGGAACTTCGGTAGGACTTAATATTGAACTCCCTTTTGAACAACATGACAACCCTTATATTGACAGTGACAAAAGCCTAGATTTTGACTATTTCTTTGTCCGAAAAGTAATGTTCGTTAAATACTCCCAAGGCTTTGTAGTAATGCCTGGTGGTTTTGGAACTTTGGATGAATTATTTGAAGCCATCACCCTTATACAAACAAATAAAATCCACAAATTCCCCATTGTTTTAGTTGGATCCAAATTTTGGAGCGGACTTATAGACTGGGTTAAAGACACTATGTTAGGAGCAGGTAATATAAGTGCCAAAGACCTTGATCTTATAAAAATTGTGGATACAGAGGATGAGGTCGTAAAGATTATTGATGCATTCTATAAGGGACGAACTTTTAGCCCTAACTTCTAA
- a CDS encoding nucleoside hydrolase yields MFTKSINTCIINIVLGSFIFFSGMQLSAQNNVIIDADTGNEVDDFYALARVFLEPSVNITALNAAHWQTSHWAIENTMENSHRLNQQLLGEMGLSIKTNRGAMARMYDWGERAQHSAAAYEIIKQAQESEKVQILVLGALTNVASAVYIAPSIAEKLEVYWLGTTVDFERGILKRNDFNPLMDPYALDYLLDSKVSMKIMPVSIAVKMEIDFDELNNKIGDHFLGAFLMDRWITHLDGSRRSRVLWDLALITAFIKPEMASTKQLITSKDSGNREITFYDGIDADAIYEDFCKTLLAFEKE; encoded by the coding sequence ATGTTCACTAAATCCATAAATACATGCATTATTAATATTGTTTTGGGAAGTTTTATATTCTTTTCTGGTATGCAGCTATCCGCTCAAAACAATGTCATAATTGATGCGGATACTGGCAATGAAGTAGATGATTTTTATGCACTGGCCCGAGTTTTTCTAGAGCCTTCAGTGAACATTACCGCATTAAATGCCGCTCATTGGCAAACCAGCCATTGGGCCATTGAGAATACTATGGAAAACAGCCATCGTCTTAATCAACAATTATTGGGTGAAATGGGATTGTCCATTAAAACAAATCGCGGAGCTATGGCCCGTATGTACGATTGGGGAGAGCGCGCCCAACATTCAGCAGCGGCTTATGAGATTATAAAGCAGGCCCAAGAAAGTGAAAAAGTTCAGATTTTAGTGCTTGGTGCGCTTACTAATGTGGCTTCCGCAGTGTATATAGCACCTTCAATTGCAGAAAAACTTGAGGTATACTGGCTGGGAACGACTGTAGATTTTGAACGTGGAATTTTAAAACGAAATGATTTTAATCCCTTGATGGACCCCTACGCTTTGGACTATTTATTGGATTCTAAGGTCAGCATGAAGATCATGCCGGTTAGTATCGCCGTAAAGATGGAAATTGATTTTGATGAATTGAACAATAAAATAGGAGATCATTTTCTTGGTGCATTTCTAATGGATCGTTGGATAACGCATCTAGATGGTTCCCGTAGAAGCAGGGTATTATGGGATTTGGCATTAATTACTGCTTTTATTAAGCCAGAGATGGCTTCTACAAAACAACTGATAACCTCAAAGGATAGTGGTAATCGTGAAATAACCTTTTATGATGGAATAGATGCTGACGCGATATATGAGGATTTTTGTAAAACCTTATTGGCTTTTGAAAAAGAGTAA
- a CDS encoding amidohydrolase family protein, whose product MRRKVFKTLKFVLISFVVFGLIIVAGLIWPMPDVSLPEKHESILIKSINVVDVNTGNILKNRNVWIKKNRIQAIDSATSDKNYGDSFTIDGDGKYLIPGLWDMHTHSTQHSKWLHHPLYIAHGVTSIRDLSGQMGKEDSYWAGTKDRLSWNKKLENHEQVTPRYILQSSYQINGDNSVPSGFPEFFSVEDVKDVPLLLEHYQTVGADFIKVYSDIPATSYKQIAKEAPKYGLHIAGHKPLGVSLEDAITLGQRSFEHGRVFMFDCFPEADKLLVAEDKRAMYYESKKSISENFDVEKAARLMDLMHQRNAHWVPTLQMLKISAYANNQSYVENQNLKYIPTLRKKLWWNPDVGRAGKYNNSSDGKGINMKLYESAKLQVGMAHKRGVPIMTGTDVTDSYAFPGFALHTEIEEFTACGLTNLEALRAATIIPATYSNVEKDYGSVDQGKMADLVILKKNPLDNISHTASISSVLLNGVHYDKETLETYKEDTASLASSFHMNVKFFFSLLGSPLIRKQFAD is encoded by the coding sequence ATGAGGAGGAAAGTTTTTAAAACTTTAAAGTTTGTATTGATTTCATTTGTGGTGTTTGGTCTAATCATAGTCGCAGGACTCATTTGGCCTATGCCAGATGTAAGCTTACCAGAAAAACATGAAAGTATCCTAATTAAATCTATCAACGTTGTTGATGTAAACACTGGTAACATTCTTAAAAATAGAAACGTCTGGATAAAAAAGAATAGAATCCAAGCTATAGACAGTGCAACATCAGATAAAAACTATGGGGACAGTTTTACCATAGATGGGGATGGAAAGTATCTTATTCCAGGGCTTTGGGACATGCATACACATTCAACACAACATTCCAAATGGCTTCACCATCCGCTGTACATTGCACACGGTGTTACCTCTATCAGGGATTTGTCTGGGCAAATGGGTAAGGAAGATAGTTATTGGGCTGGTACAAAAGACAGGCTTAGTTGGAATAAAAAACTTGAAAATCATGAGCAAGTTACCCCTAGATATATTTTGCAAAGCAGCTATCAAATAAACGGTGACAATTCCGTACCCTCTGGTTTTCCTGAGTTTTTTAGTGTAGAAGATGTTAAAGATGTACCTCTATTATTAGAGCATTATCAAACAGTAGGTGCCGACTTTATTAAAGTATATTCAGACATCCCAGCTACCTCCTATAAACAAATTGCCAAAGAAGCACCAAAGTATGGCTTGCATATAGCAGGACACAAACCATTGGGCGTTTCGTTGGAAGATGCCATTACATTGGGGCAACGTAGTTTTGAACACGGAAGAGTATTTATGTTCGATTGTTTTCCGGAGGCGGACAAACTATTGGTTGCGGAGGACAAAAGAGCCATGTACTATGAATCCAAAAAATCGATAAGTGAAAATTTTGATGTTGAAAAAGCGGCACGCTTGATGGATTTAATGCACCAAAGAAATGCGCATTGGGTGCCTACTTTACAGATGTTGAAAATATCAGCCTATGCCAATAACCAGAGTTATGTTGAAAACCAAAATCTTAAATACATTCCCACTCTTAGAAAGAAGCTTTGGTGGAATCCGGATGTTGGAAGAGCGGGCAAATACAATAATTCCAGTGATGGAAAAGGAATAAATATGAAGTTGTATGAATCTGCGAAACTACAAGTGGGTATGGCTCACAAAAGAGGTGTTCCCATAATGACCGGAACAGATGTTACGGATTCTTACGCTTTTCCTGGTTTTGCGCTGCATACAGAAATTGAAGAGTTTACGGCATGTGGTCTAACAAATTTAGAGGCACTAAGAGCTGCCACCATTATTCCTGCAACCTACAGCAATGTGGAAAAGGACTATGGCAGTGTTGATCAAGGTAAGATGGCAGACCTTGTAATTCTTAAGAAAAACCCACTGGATAACATTAGCCATACCGCCTCCATTTCAAGTGTGCTATTAAATGGCGTTCATTATGATAAAGAAACCTTGGAAACATACAAAGAAGACACCGCATCTTTGGCGTCCTCATTTCATATGAATGTCAAATTCTTTTTCAGCCTATTGGGAAGTCCACTCATTAGAAAACAATTTGCTGATTAA
- a CDS encoding XRE family transcriptional regulator: protein MADKAFITSEILKWARMSAKISVENAAKKVSVSPERYLTWEDGIDFPTIRQAKILAKSFRRPFSLFFLPEIPKDFHPLQDYRRDDSQELDTASLFIIRDVQEKQNWISELFEEIGESTLPFVGKYSIKDNPEVIAKDILSTLKINPSDYKKTPIAEWIDKAESAGIFISRASFLHSRLVLDRDLIQGFAIADKYAPFVFVNSKNWNAPQLFTLVHELAHIWIAKSGISNEVDIDFNDKAKSKFHPVELFCNQVAANALMPRELVAQLGKDTFDSNNKIFKQAKELGISSFALLVRALNLNLISQSNYKILKQDAQDEFEKFLEREKIKKEKQRERKGGPDAYLLRLNKNSKLFTRIVMDSFNNGSLSPSIASNLLNTQINKFQKFEKLLA from the coding sequence ATGGCTGACAAAGCATTTATAACATCCGAGATATTAAAGTGGGCTAGAATGTCCGCCAAAATCTCTGTGGAAAATGCTGCCAAAAAAGTTTCTGTATCACCTGAAAGGTATCTGACGTGGGAAGATGGGATTGATTTTCCGACAATTCGACAAGCAAAAATCTTGGCAAAGAGTTTTAGGAGACCTTTTTCTCTTTTCTTTTTACCTGAAATACCAAAAGATTTTCATCCACTTCAAGATTATAGAAGAGATGACTCGCAAGAATTAGATACTGCTTCGTTATTTATAATTAGAGATGTCCAAGAAAAACAAAATTGGATTAGTGAGTTATTTGAAGAAATTGGAGAAAGTACACTTCCTTTTGTTGGCAAATATTCAATAAAGGATAATCCAGAAGTTATTGCCAAAGACATATTGAGTACTTTAAAAATTAATCCTAGCGACTACAAAAAAACACCAATTGCAGAATGGATTGACAAAGCGGAAAGTGCCGGAATATTTATTTCTAGGGCAAGTTTCCTACACTCAAGACTGGTTCTAGACAGAGATTTAATACAAGGATTTGCAATTGCCGATAAATATGCCCCATTTGTTTTTGTAAATTCAAAAAATTGGAATGCACCACAACTTTTCACACTTGTGCACGAATTGGCTCATATTTGGATAGCAAAATCAGGCATATCAAATGAGGTAGATATTGACTTTAACGATAAAGCAAAATCAAAATTTCATCCAGTGGAATTATTTTGCAATCAGGTTGCAGCTAATGCTTTAATGCCAAGAGAATTAGTTGCACAACTTGGCAAAGATACTTTTGATTCAAACAATAAGATTTTTAAGCAAGCGAAAGAACTTGGTATAAGTTCGTTTGCCTTATTAGTTCGAGCATTGAACTTAAATTTAATTTCTCAATCTAATTATAAGATTCTCAAACAAGATGCTCAAGATGAGTTTGAGAAGTTTTTAGAAAGAGAAAAAATTAAAAAAGAAAAGCAAAGAGAACGAAAAGGAGGTCCAGATGCTTATCTACTTCGTCTCAATAAAAATAGTAAACTCTTTACGAGAATTGTAATGGATTCTTTTAACAATGGTTCATTATCTCCCTCAATAGCAAGTAATCTGCTTAATACACAGATAAATAAGTTCCAAAAATTTGAAAAACTACTTGCTTAA
- a CDS encoding helix-turn-helix domain-containing protein: MNYQTFQPHPDLSAIVNFYWTLEVPFDVNNSKQKIIPDGFIEMTFNLGDKIKRYTSDSEFILHPCAMVMGQRTKSYYIEPTGDVNSFAICFYPYGFSNFVDTPLKNLVDKEIPLKDLLGEIAAKELEKKIVNASNKQQRIKIVESFLLNKLNEETTIENIVKTTVDALYLANGNVPIKDILKEDLSKRRQLERKFAKQIGVSPKQLGKVIRLQTALKMLLNNETESLTNIAYKSEYYDQAHFIKDFKEFTGVKPTAFLGNENMALSTLFYK, translated from the coding sequence GTGAATTATCAAACATTTCAACCACATCCTGACTTAAGTGCTATAGTTAATTTTTATTGGACACTTGAAGTGCCATTTGATGTAAATAACTCAAAACAAAAAATAATCCCTGATGGTTTTATTGAAATGACTTTCAATCTCGGAGATAAAATTAAACGATATACTTCCGATAGCGAATTCATCCTTCATCCTTGTGCAATGGTTATGGGACAAAGAACGAAATCCTACTATATTGAACCCACAGGAGATGTTAACTCATTTGCAATTTGCTTTTACCCTTATGGTTTTTCAAACTTCGTGGATACACCTCTCAAAAATTTAGTAGATAAAGAAATACCCCTCAAAGATCTATTAGGGGAAATTGCTGCAAAAGAGCTAGAAAAAAAAATAGTGAATGCATCTAACAAGCAACAACGCATTAAAATTGTGGAATCCTTTCTTTTAAACAAACTTAATGAAGAAACTACGATTGAAAATATTGTGAAAACAACCGTTGATGCCCTGTATTTGGCAAATGGCAATGTACCAATAAAGGACATTCTTAAAGAAGACCTGTCCAAAAGAAGACAACTTGAGAGAAAGTTTGCAAAACAAATTGGCGTTAGTCCAAAGCAGTTAGGTAAAGTAATTCGACTGCAAACCGCATTAAAAATGTTACTTAATAATGAGACTGAAAGCCTGACCAATATCGCTTATAAAAGTGAATATTATGACCAAGCACATTTTATAAAAGACTTTAAGGAGTTCACAGGAGTAAAGCCTACAGCTTTTTTAGGAAATGAAAACATGGCGCTTTCCACTCTTTTCTACAAATAG
- a CDS encoding VOC family protein, with amino-acid sequence MNSILLRTTIIVAFALLSCTNKNKVSPEVQKTDSNQEKTQNDMKSFVSLFEIPATDVSRAVNFYQRILDINIEVMEMPGMEMGIFPYEEQLVTGIIIKGEGYKPSSDGVTIYLNGGDDLQIILDKIEKNGGKIMVPKTAHADESGFFALFLDTEGNKMGLNSPN; translated from the coding sequence ATGAATAGCATTTTACTACGCACTACTATAATAGTGGCTTTTGCACTTCTGTCTTGTACCAATAAGAATAAAGTTAGTCCAGAAGTACAAAAAACAGATTCCAATCAAGAAAAAACACAGAATGATATGAAAAGCTTTGTTTCTCTTTTTGAAATCCCGGCAACGGATGTTTCACGGGCTGTCAATTTTTATCAACGCATATTAGACATTAACATTGAAGTAATGGAAATGCCCGGTATGGAAATGGGAATATTTCCATACGAAGAGCAATTGGTCACGGGGATTATAATAAAAGGAGAAGGTTACAAGCCATCATCCGATGGGGTAACCATATACTTGAATGGCGGAGATGATCTTCAAATTATACTTGATAAAATTGAAAAAAACGGGGGTAAAATAATGGTGCCCAAAACCGCACACGCTGATGAAAGTGGTTTTTTTGCCTTATTTCTAGATACGGAAGGAAATAAAATGGGACTAAATTCACCAAACTAA
- the uvrA gene encoding excinuclease ABC subunit UvrA, translating into MINYEENIEVQGARVHNLKNIDVTIPREKLVVITGLSGSGKSSLAFDTIYAEGQRRYIETFSAYARQFLGGLERPDVDKIDGLSPVIAIEQKTTSKSPRSTVGTITEVYDFLRLLFARAGDAYSYNTGEKMVSYSDEQIKTLIIDSYRDKKINILAPVVKSRKGHYRELFEQIAKQGFVKVRVDGEVLDITKGMKVDRYKTHDIEIVIDRLKVVENEEFHKRLNESINTAMYSGNNVLMVLEEGEKIPRYFSRDLMCPSSGISYPTPEPNTFSFNSPKGMCPKCNGLGHVHEVNEQKIFPNKKLSIKTGGIAPLGEYKKSWAFKQLETIAQRYNFELTDPLEKIPAEAMDVILNGGNDSFEVDSKTLGVKRQYKIDYEGISNFIKTQFEEANSTSIKRWAKEYMDRVSCPNCHGARLRKESLYFKIGEKNIAELAQLDIAELAGFFEKLESALEGNQKKIAEEIIKEIKTRIQFLLDVGLDYLSLNRSSKSLSGGEAQRIRLATQIGSQLVGVLYILDEPSIGLHQRDNERLINSLVSLRDIGNSVIVVEHDRDMIEHADHVIDIGPKAGRHGGEIISEGKPEDLKLYNTLTAEYITGKREIAIPSNRRKGTGKKIVLSGCTGNNLKNVTAEFPLGKLIGVTGVSGSGKSTLVNETLYPIMNAHYFNGVKKPMPYKKITGLDHVDKVIDINQSPIGRTPRSNPATYTGTFSEVRALFAKTTEATIRGYKPGRFSFNVAGGRCETCQGGGLKVIEMNFLPDVYVECETCNGKRFNRETLEIRYKGKSIADVLEMTINEAVDFFENIPKIHRKLKTIKDVGLGYISLGQQSTTLSGGEAQRVKLATELSKRDTGNTFYILDEPTTGLHFEDIRVLMEVLNQLVDKGNTILVIEHNMDVIKMMDHIIDIGYEGGRGGGMIVAKGTPEEVAKDNKSYTAKFLKKELDSAKRKIASAV; encoded by the coding sequence ATGATCAACTACGAAGAAAATATTGAAGTTCAAGGGGCAAGGGTCCACAACTTAAAAAATATTGATGTTACCATTCCGCGGGAAAAATTAGTCGTCATTACCGGTCTATCCGGCAGTGGAAAATCCTCTTTGGCTTTTGATACTATTTATGCCGAGGGACAGCGAAGGTACATTGAGACTTTTTCGGCCTATGCACGCCAATTTTTGGGTGGACTGGAACGCCCAGATGTGGACAAAATTGATGGTCTTTCCCCTGTAATCGCCATTGAACAAAAAACAACATCAAAATCTCCTCGTTCCACAGTCGGTACCATTACAGAGGTTTATGACTTTCTAAGGCTTCTCTTTGCCAGGGCTGGAGATGCATATAGCTATAACACGGGCGAAAAGATGGTCAGTTATAGTGATGAGCAAATAAAGACCCTCATAATTGATTCTTACCGCGATAAGAAAATAAACATTCTTGCCCCTGTGGTTAAATCCAGAAAAGGACACTACAGGGAGCTTTTTGAACAAATTGCAAAGCAAGGTTTTGTAAAAGTTAGGGTTGATGGTGAAGTTTTGGATATTACCAAGGGCATGAAGGTGGACCGTTACAAAACCCACGATATTGAGATTGTCATTGATCGCTTAAAAGTTGTAGAGAACGAAGAGTTTCATAAAAGACTTAATGAGTCCATAAATACTGCCATGTACAGTGGTAACAATGTACTCATGGTTTTGGAAGAAGGTGAAAAAATACCGCGCTACTTTAGTCGTGACCTTATGTGTCCCTCTTCGGGCATCTCCTACCCCACTCCCGAGCCCAATACATTTTCATTTAACTCGCCAAAGGGAATGTGTCCTAAATGCAATGGCTTGGGGCATGTGCACGAGGTGAACGAACAGAAGATATTTCCAAATAAAAAACTCTCCATAAAAACAGGCGGCATTGCTCCGTTGGGAGAATATAAAAAGTCCTGGGCCTTTAAACAACTTGAAACCATTGCACAACGGTATAATTTTGAATTGACAGATCCTTTGGAAAAGATTCCTGCTGAAGCAATGGATGTTATATTGAATGGAGGTAATGACAGTTTTGAGGTGGATTCAAAGACCTTGGGCGTAAAAAGACAATACAAAATTGACTATGAAGGCATTTCCAACTTTATTAAAACGCAATTTGAAGAAGCCAACTCTACTTCCATAAAACGATGGGCAAAAGAATATATGGACCGGGTTTCTTGTCCAAATTGCCATGGGGCACGACTCAGAAAAGAATCCCTTTATTTTAAGATAGGAGAAAAAAACATTGCTGAACTGGCCCAATTGGATATTGCTGAACTAGCTGGTTTTTTTGAAAAGTTGGAGAGCGCTCTAGAAGGAAATCAAAAGAAAATTGCAGAAGAAATTATAAAAGAAATCAAGACCCGTATCCAGTTTTTATTGGATGTTGGTTTGGATTATTTATCCCTCAACAGAAGCTCCAAGTCTCTTTCAGGAGGAGAAGCGCAGCGTATCCGCTTGGCGACTCAGATTGGCTCACAATTGGTTGGGGTACTGTATATTTTAGATGAACCAAGTATAGGTTTGCACCAAAGGGACAATGAACGCCTCATCAATTCTTTGGTATCTCTTCGGGATATTGGGAACTCTGTTATTGTAGTAGAGCATGATCGGGACATGATTGAACATGCAGATCACGTTATCGATATTGGACCAAAAGCAGGTAGACATGGAGGAGAAATCATTTCCGAAGGAAAACCAGAGGATTTAAAGCTGTACAACACCTTAACTGCCGAATACATTACCGGAAAACGTGAAATTGCCATTCCATCCAATAGAAGAAAGGGCACTGGAAAAAAGATAGTACTTTCTGGTTGTACGGGAAATAACCTTAAAAATGTTACTGCAGAGTTTCCATTGGGAAAACTAATAGGGGTTACCGGAGTCTCCGGAAGCGGAAAATCAACTTTGGTCAATGAGACGCTTTACCCTATTATGAACGCCCATTATTTTAACGGTGTTAAAAAACCAATGCCCTATAAAAAAATTACCGGATTGGATCATGTGGATAAGGTTATTGACATTAATCAGTCCCCTATTGGCCGAACACCTCGCTCCAATCCAGCAACATACACGGGTACTTTTAGTGAGGTCAGAGCTTTATTTGCAAAAACAACAGAAGCAACTATCCGTGGATACAAACCTGGTCGTTTCAGTTTTAATGTGGCTGGTGGCCGTTGCGAAACATGTCAAGGCGGTGGTTTAAAAGTCATTGAAATGAATTTCTTGCCAGATGTTTATGTTGAATGCGAAACATGTAATGGCAAACGTTTTAATAGGGAGACCTTAGAAATTAGGTATAAAGGAAAATCCATAGCGGATGTTTTGGAAATGACAATTAATGAAGCCGTTGATTTCTTTGAAAATATTCCTAAAATTCATAGAAAGCTAAAAACCATAAAAGATGTTGGCCTGGGCTATATATCTTTGGGTCAGCAATCTACAACTCTTTCCGGCGGAGAGGCACAACGGGTAAAATTGGCAACAGAACTTTCTAAACGGGATACTGGAAATACCTTCTATATTCTTGATGAGCCCACTACAGGACTACATTTTGAAGATATTAGGGTTCTTATGGAAGTTTTGAATCAGTTGGTGGACAAAGGGAATACCATTCTGGTCATAGAGCATAATATGGACGTGATTAAAATGATGGATCATATTATTGATATAGGTTACGAAGGTGGTCGAGGAGGTGGAATGATAGTGGCAAAAGGCACCCCAGAAGAAGTTGCCAAAGACAATAAAAGTTACACAGCCAAGTTTTTGAAAAAGGAGTTGGACAGTGCTAAGCGGAAAATTGCTTCGGCTGTTTAA
- a CDS encoding nuclear transport factor 2 family protein — protein sequence MNPEEFIESYETALGTQDWKAVEPLVSKNVSVTFSNGTIHIGKENVQKAFEKNFSSIKNEKYAIENIKWLVKDQKYAIYLFEFNWTGIIEGKSASGNGIGTSVLIKEDFKWKLLTEHLGRKAD from the coding sequence TGAATCATATGAAACAGCTTTAGGAACTCAAGATTGGAAAGCAGTTGAGCCTTTAGTTTCCAAAAATGTAAGTGTTACCTTTTCCAATGGAACGATTCATATTGGAAAAGAAAATGTTCAAAAAGCATTTGAGAAAAATTTTTCCTCAATTAAAAATGAAAAATATGCTATTGAAAATATTAAATGGTTGGTTAAGGATCAAAAGTATGCGATCTATTTATTCGAATTTAATTGGACTGGAATTATAGAGGGAAAATCCGCATCTGGAAATGGAATTGGGACTTCTGTTTTAATAAAAGAAGATTTTAAATGGAAGTTGTTGACTGAACATTTGGGAAGAAAAGCAGATTAA